TGATGAAGCGCTTGTTGAGGAGATTGCGATAGCGCTCGAGGTCGGCCGCTGCCTGCTGATAGTCCGAGCTCGCCGCCTCCAGCTGCGATCGCGCCGACAGGATATTGAGGCGCAGGTCCTGCGGATCGAGCCGCGTCAGCGAGTCGCCGGACCTGACCGCGCTGCCGACCTCCACCTCGCGCTCGAGAATCTTGCCGCCGACGCGGAAGCCGAGGTCGGTTTCGTAACGCGCGCGCACCTCGCCGGAATAGGTGGCGTGCAGACGCTGGTCGGACACCACCGCCTGAACCGTACGCACCGGCGGCGCCTGCTCGTGCCGCGCCTCCTCCCTGCCGCAGCCCGCAAGCAGCGAGAGTACGATGAGCAGGGACAGCGTCCGTGGCATGTGCGAACCGCGCTGCTCCTTCATGGCCGCCCTCGCGATGCCGTTGCCGTGGAATCGACCACGCGCACCGTCGCCGGATCGGTCGCGATGCCGGACAGCAGCGCGCGCAGATGCGTATCGAGGTACGCGTCCTCGGCGATGTTGCGGACCTCGAGACGCCCGAACGAATGCATCCACAGCGCCGCCATCACGACCGGCGCGATCGCCACGCGCGTCAGATGATGCGCATCGAATGCGCGGAAGTCTCCTGCCTTCACGCCGCGCGCGAGCACCGTTTCGACGAGGCGCGAGCCGCGCTCGATCACCTCCTCGAAGTAGAAGCGCGCGAGCTGCGGAAAATTGCCCGCCTCGCCGATCACGAGTTTCGGAATGCCGCTGAAGGGCGAGCGCACGAGCGCATCCCACCAGCCGCGGATCAGCAGCACGAGGAGTTCGGGCGCCCCGCCCCGGAACTCCGCCACCAGTGACTCGCCCATCTCGATCGTCTCCACCAGCCCCTTGCGCACCACGGCCTGAAACAGCTCCTCCTTGTTGCGGAAGTAGAGGTACAGCGTGCCCTTGCTCACGTTCGCGCGGGCCGCCACGTCGGCGAGTCGCGTGGCCGCGTAGCCGCGCTCCACGAAAAGCTGCAGCGCCGCCGCCGTCAGCTCGGCCGGGCGATCGTCCTTGCGGCGCACCCAGCGCGGTCGCGATTTCCTGGCGGCGGTTGCCATGCGATCAGTCCAGCGTCTCGCGGTAGCGGTGGAGCGCAATCGTTGCGACGACGGTGAGAAACAGCGCGATCGGCCACAGGTTCGGCGTGATCTCGGTGAGGCCGTTGCCCTTGAGCAGGATGCCGCGCACGATGCGCAGGAAGTGCGTGAGCGGGAATACTTCGCCGATCCATTGC
The Betaproteobacteria bacterium genome window above contains:
- a CDS encoding TetR/AcrR family transcriptional regulator, giving the protein MATAARKSRPRWVRRKDDRPAELTAAALQLFVERGYAATRLADVAARANVSKGTLYLYFRNKEELFQAVVRKGLVETIEMGESLVAEFRGGAPELLVLLIRGWWDALVRSPFSGIPKLVIGEAGNFPQLARFYFEEVIERGSRLVETVLARGVKAGDFRAFDAHHLTRVAIAPVVMAALWMHSFGRLEVRNIAEDAYLDTHLRALLSGIATDPATVRVVDSTATASRGRP
- a CDS encoding efflux RND transporter periplasmic adaptor subunit; this translates as MKEQRGSHMPRTLSLLIVLSLLAGCGREEARHEQAPPVRTVQAVVSDQRLHATYSGEVRARYETDLGFRVGGKILEREVEVGSAVRSGDSLTRLDPQDLRLNILSARSQLEAASSDYQQAAADLERYRNLLNKRFI